In one window of Mercurialis annua linkage group LG4, ddMerAnnu1.2, whole genome shotgun sequence DNA:
- the LOC126677483 gene encoding AT-rich interactive domain-containing protein 5-like isoform X1 has protein sequence MEDAEKETTDMNIVEGSLSTPTGELQPHPNILEPEDAKSIEMSVQDGADDDEDVRLQSAAAAQVHLVDDKPALALALVPNATTTDEDTPKSFIEGSALIDGYESGTPDEQAAFAKDVESFYRQNHFEYKTLKFYKEELNLLKLWRSVIKLGGYERVTSCKLWRQVGESFRPPKTCTTVSWTFRIFYEKALHEYEKHKMRNGELPFSDCPLTEPIRVENQLNHPVQAPGGSQAPSSGRARRDSAARAMQGWHSQRLLGNGQICHPIVKDKNLSSATKGDKQLKTNGVLKRKKPSNVDRSVLVPHMKAMRPQSDSMVKDIGPAADWVKINVQRTSDCFEIYALVPGLLREEVHVQSDPAGRLIISGNPEQLDNPWGVTPFKKAVCLPSRIDPHQTSAVVTLHGQLFVRVPFEVADM, from the exons ATGGAGGATGCAGAAAAGGAGACAACTGATATGAACATAGTTGAAGGCTCTTTGTCAACTCCGACTGGGGAACTGCAACCACACCCTAATATTCTTGAACCCGAAGATGCAAAAAGTATTGAGATGAGTGTCCAGGACggagctgatgatgatgaagatgtGAGATTGCAGTCTGCTGCTGCTGCTCAAGTTCATCTCGTAGACGATAAGCCCGCTTTGGCATTGGCATTGGTCCCAAACGCAACTACTACTGATGAAGACACTCCCAAGTCATTCATTGAGGGTTCTGCCTTGATCGATGGCTATGAGTCTGGAACACCCGACGAGCAAGCAGCTTTTGCAAAGGATGTTGAAAGCTTTTACAGACAGAATCACTTCGAATATAAGACCCTTAAGTTCTATAAAGAAGAACTCAATCTGCTCAA GTTATGGAGATCTGTCATCAAACTTGGAGGCTATGAACGG GTGACTTCATGCAAGTTATGGCGTCAAGTTGGAGAATCATTCAGACCCCCAAA GACCTGCACTACTGTTTCGTGGACGTTCCGAATATTTTATGAGAAG GCATTACACGAATATGAGAAGCATAAAATGCGTAACGGGGAGCTCCCTTTCTCTGATTGTCCATTGACAGAGCCAATCAGGGTTGAGAATCAG TTAAATCATCCTGTACAGGCACCAGGAGGAAGTCAAGCTCCCAGCTCAGGCAGGGCTAGAAGGGATTCTGCTGCTCGTGCCATGCAAGGTTGGCATTCCCAGCGTCTTCTTGGTAATGGTCAGATTTGTCATCCAATTGTGAAG GATAAGAACTTGAGCTCTGCAACAAAGGGTGATAAGCAACTAAAAACTAATG GTGTACTGAAGCGTAAAAAACCATCAAATGTTGATCGGTCTGTCCTTGTTCCTCACATGAAAGCAATGAGACCACA ATCGGATTCAATGGTCAAAGATATTGGACCTGCAGCTGATTGGGTAAAAATCAATGTGCAAAGAACT AGCGACTGCTTTGAAATATATGCTTTAGTTCCAGGGCTTCTGCGAGAGGAG GTTCATGTTCAGTCTGATCCAGCTGGACGCTTGATAATTTCTGGTAACCCAGAGCAACTGGATAATCCTTGGGGCGTCACGCCCTTTAAAAAG GCTGTGTGCTTACCTTCGAGAATCGATCCACATCAGACATCCGCCGTGGTTACTTTGCATGGTCAGTTATTTGTGCGCGTCCCGTTTGAGGTGGCAGATATGTAG
- the LOC126677483 gene encoding AT-rich interactive domain-containing protein 5-like isoform X2, which yields MEDAEKETTDMNIVEGSLSTPTGELQPHPNILEPEDAKSIEMSVQDGADDDEDVRLQSAAAAQVHLVDDKPALALALVPNATTTDEDTPKSFIEGSALIDGYESGTPDEQAAFAKDVESFYRQNHFEYKTLKFYKEELNLLKLWRSVIKLGGYERVTSCKLWRQVGESFRPPKTCTTVSWTFRIFYEKALHEYEKHKMRNGELPFSDCPLTEPIRVENQAPGGSQAPSSGRARRDSAARAMQGWHSQRLLGNGQICHPIVKDKNLSSATKGDKQLKTNGVLKRKKPSNVDRSVLVPHMKAMRPQSDSMVKDIGPAADWVKINVQRTSDCFEIYALVPGLLREEVHVQSDPAGRLIISGNPEQLDNPWGVTPFKKAVCLPSRIDPHQTSAVVTLHGQLFVRVPFEVADM from the exons ATGGAGGATGCAGAAAAGGAGACAACTGATATGAACATAGTTGAAGGCTCTTTGTCAACTCCGACTGGGGAACTGCAACCACACCCTAATATTCTTGAACCCGAAGATGCAAAAAGTATTGAGATGAGTGTCCAGGACggagctgatgatgatgaagatgtGAGATTGCAGTCTGCTGCTGCTGCTCAAGTTCATCTCGTAGACGATAAGCCCGCTTTGGCATTGGCATTGGTCCCAAACGCAACTACTACTGATGAAGACACTCCCAAGTCATTCATTGAGGGTTCTGCCTTGATCGATGGCTATGAGTCTGGAACACCCGACGAGCAAGCAGCTTTTGCAAAGGATGTTGAAAGCTTTTACAGACAGAATCACTTCGAATATAAGACCCTTAAGTTCTATAAAGAAGAACTCAATCTGCTCAA GTTATGGAGATCTGTCATCAAACTTGGAGGCTATGAACGG GTGACTTCATGCAAGTTATGGCGTCAAGTTGGAGAATCATTCAGACCCCCAAA GACCTGCACTACTGTTTCGTGGACGTTCCGAATATTTTATGAGAAG GCATTACACGAATATGAGAAGCATAAAATGCGTAACGGGGAGCTCCCTTTCTCTGATTGTCCATTGACAGAGCCAATCAGGGTTGAGAATCAG GCACCAGGAGGAAGTCAAGCTCCCAGCTCAGGCAGGGCTAGAAGGGATTCTGCTGCTCGTGCCATGCAAGGTTGGCATTCCCAGCGTCTTCTTGGTAATGGTCAGATTTGTCATCCAATTGTGAAG GATAAGAACTTGAGCTCTGCAACAAAGGGTGATAAGCAACTAAAAACTAATG GTGTACTGAAGCGTAAAAAACCATCAAATGTTGATCGGTCTGTCCTTGTTCCTCACATGAAAGCAATGAGACCACA ATCGGATTCAATGGTCAAAGATATTGGACCTGCAGCTGATTGGGTAAAAATCAATGTGCAAAGAACT AGCGACTGCTTTGAAATATATGCTTTAGTTCCAGGGCTTCTGCGAGAGGAG GTTCATGTTCAGTCTGATCCAGCTGGACGCTTGATAATTTCTGGTAACCCAGAGCAACTGGATAATCCTTGGGGCGTCACGCCCTTTAAAAAG GCTGTGTGCTTACCTTCGAGAATCGATCCACATCAGACATCCGCCGTGGTTACTTTGCATGGTCAGTTATTTGTGCGCGTCCCGTTTGAGGTGGCAGATATGTAG
- the LOC126677483 gene encoding AT-rich interactive domain-containing protein 5-like isoform X3, with amino-acid sequence MEDAEKETTDMNIVEGSLSTPTGELQPHPNILEPEDAKSIEMSVQDGADDDEDVRLQSAAAAQVHLVDDKPALALALVPNATTTDEDTPKSFIEGSALIDGYESGTPDEQAAFAKDVESFYRQNHFEYKTLKFYKEELNLLKLWRSVIKLGGYERVTSCKLWRQVGESFRPPKTCTTVSWTFRIFYEKALHEYEKHKMRNGELPFSDCPLTEPIRVENQLNHPVQAPGGSQAPSSGRARRDSAARAMQGWHSQRLLGNGQICHPIVKDKNLSSATKGDKQLKTNGVLKRKKPSNVDRSDSMVKDIGPAADWVKINVQRTSDCFEIYALVPGLLREEVHVQSDPAGRLIISGNPEQLDNPWGVTPFKKAVCLPSRIDPHQTSAVVTLHGQLFVRVPFEVADM; translated from the exons ATGGAGGATGCAGAAAAGGAGACAACTGATATGAACATAGTTGAAGGCTCTTTGTCAACTCCGACTGGGGAACTGCAACCACACCCTAATATTCTTGAACCCGAAGATGCAAAAAGTATTGAGATGAGTGTCCAGGACggagctgatgatgatgaagatgtGAGATTGCAGTCTGCTGCTGCTGCTCAAGTTCATCTCGTAGACGATAAGCCCGCTTTGGCATTGGCATTGGTCCCAAACGCAACTACTACTGATGAAGACACTCCCAAGTCATTCATTGAGGGTTCTGCCTTGATCGATGGCTATGAGTCTGGAACACCCGACGAGCAAGCAGCTTTTGCAAAGGATGTTGAAAGCTTTTACAGACAGAATCACTTCGAATATAAGACCCTTAAGTTCTATAAAGAAGAACTCAATCTGCTCAA GTTATGGAGATCTGTCATCAAACTTGGAGGCTATGAACGG GTGACTTCATGCAAGTTATGGCGTCAAGTTGGAGAATCATTCAGACCCCCAAA GACCTGCACTACTGTTTCGTGGACGTTCCGAATATTTTATGAGAAG GCATTACACGAATATGAGAAGCATAAAATGCGTAACGGGGAGCTCCCTTTCTCTGATTGTCCATTGACAGAGCCAATCAGGGTTGAGAATCAG TTAAATCATCCTGTACAGGCACCAGGAGGAAGTCAAGCTCCCAGCTCAGGCAGGGCTAGAAGGGATTCTGCTGCTCGTGCCATGCAAGGTTGGCATTCCCAGCGTCTTCTTGGTAATGGTCAGATTTGTCATCCAATTGTGAAG GATAAGAACTTGAGCTCTGCAACAAAGGGTGATAAGCAACTAAAAACTAATG GTGTACTGAAGCGTAAAAAACCATCAAATGTTGATCG ATCGGATTCAATGGTCAAAGATATTGGACCTGCAGCTGATTGGGTAAAAATCAATGTGCAAAGAACT AGCGACTGCTTTGAAATATATGCTTTAGTTCCAGGGCTTCTGCGAGAGGAG GTTCATGTTCAGTCTGATCCAGCTGGACGCTTGATAATTTCTGGTAACCCAGAGCAACTGGATAATCCTTGGGGCGTCACGCCCTTTAAAAAG GCTGTGTGCTTACCTTCGAGAATCGATCCACATCAGACATCCGCCGTGGTTACTTTGCATGGTCAGTTATTTGTGCGCGTCCCGTTTGAGGTGGCAGATATGTAG